The nucleotide sequence GCGGGACGTCCCTCGCGGACGGCGGTCGTGATCGGACGGTCGGCGGCCGTTTCGATATCCTCGAGCGCCGCCCGTCCGTCGTCGTCGAGGGCGGCGCGCATCTCCTCGCGCACCTGATCGGGCGAACTCTCGACTTCCCCCTCGTCGACGACGTAGAGCGCGTGGACCGCCGCGTCGAAGCGCTCGGCCAGGTCCAGGGCGACGCTCACGGCCCGGCGGACGCTCTCGGAACCGTCCGTCGCGATGACGATGGTGTCGAACATGGACGCGAGTTCGGCCGGTCGGGACATAAACCCGGTGTCCGGCAGCACGGCGCGGGCGTCGGGGGAGCGTTTTTGCCCGTGGCCCGCGCAGGCTCGCTTATGACCGATCCGCTCTCGCCGTCGCTCGTGCTCGTCCCCGTGGACGGGAGCGAGGAGTCGCTCGCGGCCGTGGAGTACGCAGCGGCCATCGCCGACGAGTACGACGCCGCGGTCCACGCGCTCTACGTCGTCGGTGACGACGTCGCCCGCGCCATCGACACCGGGGCGGTCGACGACGAGACGCTCGCGGCCGACTCCGAGGCGTTCCTGGACGCGGTCGTCGACACCGTCGCCGACGCCGACGTCCCGCTCTCGACGTCGATGGCCCACGGGTTCTCGACCAGCCGCCTCTCCCAGCATCCGGGCAACGTCGTCCTCGACACCGCGGAGGAACTCGGCGCCGACTTCGTGGTCGTCCCCCGCGAACCCCTCTCGGGCGAGACGGACGACGTGCTGGCGAAGGCCGCCGAGTACGTCCTCCTCTACGCGAGTCAGCCCGTGCTCTCGGTCTGATCGGCCAGCCGGATCGCCATCTCGTGTTCGAAGCTCTCCGTGTCGCTGGCGCGGAACCCCACCTTCTCGTAGAGGCTGATCGCCGGTTCGTTCCAGCGCTCGACGCTCAGCCACACGCGTTCGAAGCCGTCCGCGGCGCCGGCGCCGAGGAGCGTCTTCAACAGTCGGGTGCCGATGCCCGCGTGCTGGTAGGCCTGCAGGACGAAGATGGCGAGTTCCGCGGTGCCTTCGGGTTCGTCGGGGACGAGCGTCGCGTGGCCGACGGCGTCGTCCCCGTGGGTCGCGACGACGTTCACCGTCTCCTCGCCCGTGATGGCGTCGAGCCACTCGGTGATGCGTTTCTCGGTCGTCGGCGGGATGCCCTGGGCGCGGTCCGCCGGGTCGAACGCCTCGTACATCGCCGTCAGCGCCCCGCGGTCGTCCGGGTCGTAGCGCCGGACGGTGATCGACCGCCCCTCGCGGTCCTCGAACGCCGTCGGCGGCCGGGGGAACGGTCCCGATACCTCGTCGGGGTAGGTGCTGTCGTCGGTCATCGGACCAGCGTCACCGAGATGTGGGAGTTCAACAGGACGAACTCGGCGATGCCTCCCAGCTTGATCTTCCCCATGGGGCTGGTCTCGCCGCCGCCGAGGACGATCCGATCGTACTCTTCCCCCTCCGCGAGTTCGACCAGCCGACTCCCCGGATCGCCGTCGAGGTGGCGGACCGCGGCCCGCACGCCCGCGTCGTCGAGGACGTCCTGCACTCGTCGTTCGATCCCCTCGGGGTCCGCCTCCGTTGCCGGGTTCCGGAGG is from Haloplanus salinarum and encodes:
- a CDS encoding GNAT family N-acetyltransferase; translated protein: MTDDSTYPDEVSGPFPRPPTAFEDREGRSITVRRYDPDDRGALTAMYEAFDPADRAQGIPPTTEKRITEWLDAITGEETVNVVATHGDDAVGHATLVPDEPEGTAELAIFVLQAYQHAGIGTRLLKTLLGAGAADGFERVWLSVERWNEPAISLYEKVGFRASDTESFEHEMAIRLADQTESTG
- a CDS encoding universal stress protein, yielding MFDTIVIATDGSESVRRAVSVALDLAERFDAAVHALYVVDEGEVESSPDQVREEMRAALDDDGRAALEDIETAADRPITTAVREGRPATKIREYATEHDADMVAMGTRGRHGENRFLIGSVAERVVRTCPVPVLTVRQLDESEHDGGDGVRDAAASA
- a CDS encoding universal stress protein, coding for MTDPLSPSLVLVPVDGSEESLAAVEYAAAIADEYDAAVHALYVVGDDVARAIDTGAVDDETLAADSEAFLDAVVDTVADADVPLSTSMAHGFSTSRLSQHPGNVVLDTAEELGADFVVVPREPLSGETDDVLAKAAEYVLLYASQPVLSV
- a CDS encoding universal stress protein; its protein translation is MKLLLGIGGSDDSIRALERTVARVAETGDDLTVAILRNPATEADPEGIERRVQDVLDDAGVRAAVRHLDGDPGSRLVELAEGEEYDRIVLGGGETSPMGKIKLGGIAEFVLLNSHISVTLVR